Below is a window of Yersinia kristensenii DNA.
CCTGACGGTTGCCGTTAATCAGCACATAATCGGCCAGTTCCGTAATGGTGGAGCCCATATTGTGCGTCAGCGCCACGGTGGTGGCACCGGCCTGTTTCGCCAGTTTTAATGCATGCACGGTTTCAGCTGAGGTACCCGAATGGCTGATACCTATTGCTACATCACCGGGGCGCATCAAAGAGGCCTGCATATACATAAAGTGATTATTTGTAGCCGCATCGACCCGCAATCCGATACGCATCAATTTACCTTTGGCATCTTCCGCGGTGATACCGGATGAACCAACCCCAAAAATGCAGATTCGATCAGCCGGGCGCAGCAGTTTAACCACCTGCTCGACACTCTCGATAGACAACAGGTTTAGGGTTTCAGACAACACATTATTGATCGCCGATTGCAATTTATTGCCAATCGCCAGCGCATCATCGCCCTCTTGCACATCCGCATCTAACAGACTGTTTTCACTGTGATGGCGGGTTGCCACCTCAATGGCCAAATCCATTTTGAAATCTTGGAATCCTTTATAACCCAGAGTGCGGCAAAAACGGATAATCGTGGCTTCACCAGCTTGTGTAAGGGAAGAAAGATCAGCAATAGAAAGTTGGGTAACTTTGGCAGGTTCCGCCAAAATATAAGCAGCAATGCGCTGCGCTGAGCGGGTCAGGCTATTTTGCATCGCACCCAAGGCATCAAGAATTTTACCTGGCTTAAAACGGGGGGCACCAGTATTCACGCAGACACCTCAAGGGAAAGAGAATTGACGGATAGGGACGCTTCTGTCGCGTATCATGACATAATTGACCCATTTCGTGAAGACCAATGGCGGGATTGTGCGAGGTGAGATCAATAAAAAAACCCCGGGGGGCCGGGGAAGATGTCAAAGATAACCTGCATTATTATTATTTAAAAATCATATAGATAATGTGTTATGCAATAAGCTATGATGAACTTTCACCACCACTTTTTTGATAGTGCCCGATCCCGCAATCTGGCAACCTGGCTTATGAGGTTCGCCCGGTAGAAATACCGCAAACATCCCCGGTAGCATGCGTAATTGGCTTTTATCTGGAATGTCAGCGATAAGTTGGTAGTCGTCGTCCGCATGATAAAGCTCAAGATGCTCGGTCGGTGTCAGCACTGAGTATTCAATACCCTCAATGCCACTTATCAGCAGTTGAACATCGGCATAGGTTTGGTGCATTTCTGCTTTCTTACTCTCAGCCGGTTGGGTATCGAACTCCATCACATTCATGAAAACAAATTCGCCATCTATTTCATGACGCCCACAACTTAATTCTACCAACGGCGTCTTAGCCAAATAGGCTAAAACCCATTGCAAACGTTCTGGTAACCCGCTGAAAAAAGCTGTTTGTGTTAATGATCCACTGATCATATTGACCTCAATAGTTTTGCTTTGATGTTATGACTACAGTGATGATCTGGCCCACAGTGCCGCCCCCAATAACCCGCTATCTTGCTGGTGATGAGCAGCCTGAACGGGCACCCGATAGATTTCCGGCAATATTTTTTGCGCGCCGATAACCCGCTCCAAATAGCCCACCGCCAACCCGACACTACCACCCAAAATCACTATTTCCAGATCCAAGGCCATTTTCATATCGGCCAACATCTGAGCAATGGCGGTCGCCGAGCGGTTAATAATGTTTTCCGCCTGAATATTGCCCTGCTGCGCTAATTCAAATACCTTAACGGCGGTCACTGGCTGTTTCCAGCCCAGCGTTTCTGCGCCGATTGCCGTACCGGAGGCCACACTTTCGACACATCCTCGACGGCCACAGCCACATAACAGGCCGTGGGGATCGGCCAACGTGTGGCCAATGTGCCCGGCCAACCCATGATGACCGACCAGGAGTTTTTTATTCAACACGATGCCACCGCCTACACCGGTAGATACCGTCACAAACATCATATTGTTTACAGAAATTTCATTGTCACTATCACGACTTAATGCCTGATACTCAGCCCATGCAGCCGCCTGCCCATCATTGAGCAGCACACAAGGCAAGTCAGCGACCGACCGGATACAATCTTGTAACGGAAAATCCGCTAAGCCGCCCAAATTAGCCGGATTAAGTGCTGTCAAACGGCCGCCACTGATAATGCCTGTTGAAGCAACAGCAATAAAATCAACCAGATGACGATAAGGTGCTATTAATGTTTCCAGCGCAATAGCCAGTTGTGCTGCCCCGCCTCGGGGTGTCGCCATCTGCTGACGACCAACCAACATGCCGCTTTCAGTCACCACCGCTGCAGCAATCTTTGTCCCACCGATATCCAGTGCCAACACTTTTCCCATCTGGCGCAACCCTCTGTACCTGTAATGATGTTGATAGGATGACTATGACAATTTTTTCGCCACAACTCCATAGTTATTTTAATATTGGAGTTACACTCCACAAAAATACTTTTTGATCCGATTAATGGAAGGTTGATCATTGCACCCTACGGATAAAAGATCTAACATAATGGAGTAAAACTTCATTTAAAATATCTTATCGGAGCTAAAGACCGTGAGCAATCTGAACCTAAGTAAAACAAGTCGCCTCCGCCACCAGCTCCAGAATGGCCTTATCGCCTCGTGCCAACCTGTACCCGGCAGTGCCATGGATACGCCAGAAATTGTGGCGGCAATGGCACTGGCATCACTGGCAGGTGGCGCGGTTGGTCTGCGGATTGAGGGCATTCGGAATATTGAAGCGGTGCGCCGGGTTACCGATGCTCCAATCATCGGCATTATTAAACGTGATTTGCCTGATTCAGACGTCAGAATTACACCTTGGCTAGAAGATGTAGATGCGTTAAGTGCCGCCGGAGCCGATATTATCGCTTTTGACGTCACCTGCCGCCCTCGCCCGGTTTCAGTAGAAGATTTATTCCAACGGGTGCAGACAACCGGCTGCCTGGCGATGGCTGATGCCTCTAATATTGAAGATGCCTTGTTAGCACACCGCTTAGGTATCGATTTTATCGGCACCACTTTGTCGGGCTATACCCAAACATCAATTCCCACTGAACCGGACTTAGAACTGGTAAAACAGTTATCGCAAGCGGGCTGTAGAGTGATTGCAGAAGGTCGTTATAACTCGCCAGCATTAGCC
It encodes the following:
- a CDS encoding MurR/RpiR family transcriptional regulator — its product is MNTGAPRFKPGKILDALGAMQNSLTRSAQRIAAYILAEPAKVTQLSIADLSSLTQAGEATIIRFCRTLGYKGFQDFKMDLAIEVATRHHSENSLLDADVQEGDDALAIGNKLQSAINNVLSETLNLLSIESVEQVVKLLRPADRICIFGVGSSGITAEDAKGKLMRIGLRVDAATNNHFMYMQASLMRPGDVAIGISHSGTSAETVHALKLAKQAGATTVALTHNMGSTITELADYVLINGNRQGQLQGDSIGTKIAQLFVLDLIYALLVKADPAQAESIKRKTTQAVSQNG
- the nanQ gene encoding N-acetylneuraminate anomerase, whose protein sequence is MISGSLTQTAFFSGLPERLQWVLAYLAKTPLVELSCGRHEIDGEFVFMNVMEFDTQPAESKKAEMHQTYADVQLLISGIEGIEYSVLTPTEHLELYHADDDYQLIADIPDKSQLRMLPGMFAVFLPGEPHKPGCQIAGSGTIKKVVVKVHHSLLHNTLSI
- a CDS encoding N-acetylmannosamine kinase, producing the protein MGKVLALDIGGTKIAAAVVTESGMLVGRQQMATPRGGAAQLAIALETLIAPYRHLVDFIAVASTGIISGGRLTALNPANLGGLADFPLQDCIRSVADLPCVLLNDGQAAAWAEYQALSRDSDNEISVNNMMFVTVSTGVGGGIVLNKKLLVGHHGLAGHIGHTLADPHGLLCGCGRRGCVESVASGTAIGAETLGWKQPVTAVKVFELAQQGNIQAENIINRSATAIAQMLADMKMALDLEIVILGGSVGLAVGYLERVIGAQKILPEIYRVPVQAAHHQQDSGLLGAALWARSSL
- a CDS encoding N-acetylmannosamine-6-phosphate 2-epimerase — translated: MNLSKTSRLRHQLQNGLIASCQPVPGSAMDTPEIVAAMALASLAGGAVGLRIEGIRNIEAVRRVTDAPIIGIIKRDLPDSDVRITPWLEDVDALSAAGADIIAFDVTCRPRPVSVEDLFQRVQTTGCLAMADASNIEDALLAHRLGIDFIGTTLSGYTQTSIPTEPDLELVKQLSQAGCRVIAEGRYNSPALAAAAISAGAYAVTVGSAITRIEHICSWFCEAIQQRETAKLTSN